In the genome of Flexistipes sinusarabici DSM 4947, one region contains:
- the def gene encoding peptide deformylase, with the protein MILDIVKFPDKTLRKKTKPVEKVSDDILEKLNNMAETMYNAPGVGLAAPQVGIDKRLVVMDITAEDEPPKLEKLINPEVLEYEGEQTGEEGCLSLPGEYADVKRAEWIRYKYIDENGDEHLQEATGLRARVIQHEVDHLDGILFIDKLSTMKRDMIKKRIKKRISQGDY; encoded by the coding sequence ATGATATTAGATATAGTAAAGTTCCCTGATAAAACACTTAGAAAAAAGACGAAACCTGTTGAAAAGGTGTCTGACGATATTTTGGAAAAGCTGAACAATATGGCTGAGACTATGTATAACGCTCCGGGTGTCGGATTGGCAGCTCCACAGGTTGGTATCGACAAAAGACTTGTGGTGATGGATATCACTGCAGAGGATGAGCCTCCGAAACTGGAAAAGCTCATCAACCCTGAAGTTCTGGAATACGAGGGAGAGCAGACGGGCGAGGAAGGATGTCTCAGCCTGCCTGGGGAATATGCAGATGTTAAAAGAGCTGAATGGATAAGGTATAAATACATTGATGAAAACGGCGATGAGCATCTGCAAGAGGCAACGGGACTGAGAGCCCGGGTGATTCAGCATGAAGTCGACCATCTGGACGGAATCCTTTTTATCGATAAGCTTAGCACTATGAAAAGGGATATGATAAAAAAACGCATTAAAAAACGCATATCTCAGGGCGATTATTGA
- a CDS encoding Tex-like N-terminal domain-containing protein, with protein sequence MQELFKKFSSKKENHIKNLINLHEQGNTVPFIARYRKEQTGGMDENEIREIIEEYQYLLNLKARKDEVLKRIEEKGKLTDKLKDSIIKATTLKEVDDLYAPYKSKRKTKADIARDQGLQPLAEFVKYSDDDNAVYAEGEKHSEMSGISSANEALKMACDIISEEVGHDLEVKNRLREIYSIQGVLTSSLKEKKTGHYEDYYDFKSFIKDLPEHRILAIFRGESQKELKIKISADEEALYSSIASILLKNGVELNTFVIKSIRSAMKRMLEPSIELEIRNELKEKAEKQAIKVFAENLKNLLLTPPVKNRRILGIDPAFRTGCKFAAVDERGILLDYGVIYPTEPQSDYVNSKNTLLEVIKKHNVNIVTIGNGTGSRQTEEFVDKVIQEENLDITYTIISEAGASVYSASSEAAMEFPDLDVTIRGAVSIARRVLDPLAEFVKIDPKSIGVGMYQHDVNQKLLQKTLDEVVEDVVNNVGVDLNTASPSLLKYVAGLNRNIADKIYKMRQEKNKFSSRRDLLKVAGIGEDIFRQCAGFLKIYDGEEPLDKMFIHPESYDFVYSLLSRLNVNVKNANMLSLALKNKNISEIKNKFNVGELTFQDIIENLQKPDLDIRDNVDPLVFKKGILKIEDLKPGMQLTGKISNVVDFGAFVDIGLKNDGLVHISEMAERFIKHPSEVVSVGQTVSAKVIDVDKQRGRISLSLL encoded by the coding sequence ATGCAGGAATTGTTTAAAAAATTTTCATCCAAAAAAGAAAATCATATAAAAAATCTGATTAATCTACACGAACAAGGCAATACCGTTCCGTTCATTGCAAGGTATAGAAAAGAGCAGACGGGCGGGATGGATGAAAATGAAATCAGGGAAATAATTGAAGAGTATCAGTACCTGCTCAATTTGAAAGCCAGAAAAGATGAAGTGTTGAAAAGGATTGAGGAAAAAGGAAAACTCACGGATAAACTGAAAGATTCCATAATAAAAGCGACCACACTGAAAGAAGTGGATGACTTGTATGCCCCTTATAAATCCAAAAGAAAAACCAAAGCTGACATTGCCAGGGACCAAGGTCTTCAGCCACTGGCAGAATTTGTAAAATATTCTGACGATGACAATGCCGTATATGCTGAGGGTGAAAAGCATTCAGAGATGAGCGGCATAAGTTCTGCAAATGAAGCGCTGAAGATGGCGTGTGATATCATTTCCGAAGAAGTGGGGCATGACCTTGAAGTAAAAAATCGTCTTAGGGAAATTTACAGCATCCAAGGTGTTCTTACCTCTTCTCTAAAAGAGAAGAAAACAGGGCATTATGAGGATTATTATGATTTTAAGTCGTTTATAAAAGATTTGCCGGAGCACAGAATTCTGGCAATATTCAGAGGGGAGTCACAAAAGGAACTGAAAATTAAGATTTCCGCTGATGAAGAAGCGTTATACAGCAGTATTGCCAGTATTCTGCTGAAAAACGGTGTTGAACTGAACACTTTTGTTATTAAATCAATCCGCAGTGCCATGAAGCGTATGCTTGAACCCTCCATTGAACTTGAAATAAGAAATGAGCTGAAAGAAAAAGCTGAAAAACAGGCGATAAAGGTTTTTGCCGAGAATCTGAAAAATCTTCTTTTAACGCCGCCTGTAAAAAACAGACGGATTCTGGGGATAGACCCGGCTTTCAGGACAGGTTGTAAATTTGCCGCTGTGGATGAAAGGGGGATACTGCTTGATTACGGTGTTATTTATCCTACTGAACCGCAAAGTGACTATGTAAACAGTAAAAACACACTGCTTGAGGTAATAAAGAAGCACAATGTAAATATTGTAACAATAGGAAACGGCACGGGCAGCAGGCAGACGGAAGAATTTGTGGACAAGGTTATCCAGGAAGAAAACCTTGACATTACCTATACGATAATCAGTGAAGCTGGTGCCAGTGTTTATTCTGCAAGCAGCGAAGCGGCAATGGAATTTCCTGATCTTGATGTTACCATAAGAGGCGCTGTTTCCATTGCCAGAAGGGTTCTGGACCCTTTGGCAGAATTTGTAAAAATTGATCCCAAATCTATAGGGGTTGGGATGTATCAGCACGATGTAAACCAGAAGCTGCTGCAGAAAACCCTTGATGAAGTGGTTGAGGACGTGGTTAACAATGTGGGGGTTGATTTAAATACAGCCAGCCCTTCCCTTTTGAAATATGTTGCTGGTTTGAACCGAAATATTGCGGATAAAATATACAAGATGAGACAGGAGAAGAACAAGTTTTCATCCCGTAGAGATCTGTTAAAGGTTGCAGGTATTGGGGAGGACATTTTCAGACAGTGTGCAGGTTTTCTGAAGATATATGATGGTGAAGAACCTCTGGATAAGATGTTTATCCACCCCGAAAGTTACGATTTTGTATATTCGCTTTTAAGCCGTCTGAATGTAAATGTTAAAAACGCCAATATGCTTTCCCTTGCTTTGAAAAATAAGAATATCAGCGAAATAAAAAATAAATTTAATGTGGGCGAGCTGACGTTTCAGGATATCATTGAAAATCTGCAAAAACCTGATCTGGATATAAGGGACAATGTAGACCCCCTTGTATTTAAAAAGGGAATTCTTAAGATAGAAGACCTGAAGCCGGGCATGCAGTTGACCGGTAAAATTTCCAATGTCGTTGATTTTGGTGCTTTTGTGGATATCGGGCTTAAAAATGACGGTCTTGTGCACATTTCGGAAATGGCTGAAAGATTTATAAAGCATCCTTCGGAGGTTGTTTCTGTAGGGCAGACCGTTAGTGCAAAAGTGATAGATGTTGATAAGCAAAGGGGCAGAATCAGTCTTTCTCTGCTTTAA
- the waaF gene encoding lipopolysaccharide heptosyltransferase II, whose translation MHKILVFNPSFIGDSILTTPLVNALSKIYPGAKIYFCVRPESAGLFKCLENVQEVITFDKRGDYKGLTGLWKFACKLRGYNFDMIVTAHKSFRSLLTLKLSGCKNIIGFKQSSLSFLLDKKSDRNMKLHEVERNLSLLSNIWDEFTLEKAKNLGNNPAVCEDMEYKQKVSTFLNTLKKDNRRIIGIAPASVWETKRWPVENYATIIEKMYFKGVYSLVISGPKEYWVIEELKEECCVPFLDFAGKTSLTELASIIGNLDLLICNDSAPMHMAAALETPLVALFGPTTQSLGFFPYGSGQSEVVEIKDLYCRPCALHGGRRCPEKHFRCMRDIKPENVMVVAEELLT comes from the coding sequence TTGCATAAAATTCTCGTTTTTAATCCTTCTTTCATAGGCGACAGCATACTTACTACACCACTTGTAAATGCTCTGAGCAAAATTTACCCCGGAGCAAAGATATATTTCTGTGTGCGCCCGGAATCTGCAGGTCTTTTCAAATGCCTTGAAAATGTTCAAGAGGTAATAACCTTTGATAAAAGAGGTGACTATAAAGGATTGACAGGACTCTGGAAGTTTGCATGTAAACTGAGAGGATACAATTTTGATATGATTGTGACTGCTCACAAATCGTTCCGTTCTTTGCTCACTCTCAAACTTTCCGGATGTAAAAATATAATAGGCTTTAAGCAGTCAAGCTTAAGTTTCCTTCTTGATAAAAAATCTGACAGAAATATGAAATTACACGAAGTTGAGCGGAATCTGTCGTTACTTAGTAATATATGGGATGAATTTACACTGGAAAAAGCAAAGAATTTAGGAAATAATCCCGCGGTTTGTGAAGATATGGAGTATAAGCAAAAGGTAAGCACCTTTCTTAATACTTTGAAAAAAGACAATAGAAGAATAATAGGGATTGCCCCGGCAAGTGTCTGGGAGACCAAGAGGTGGCCTGTTGAAAATTATGCCACTATTATTGAAAAAATGTATTTTAAGGGTGTGTACTCGCTGGTGATTTCGGGCCCCAAAGAATACTGGGTAATTGAGGAACTGAAAGAAGAATGCTGCGTGCCTTTTCTGGACTTTGCAGGTAAGACTTCTTTAACGGAACTTGCTTCTATAATAGGCAATCTTGACCTTTTGATATGCAACGACAGTGCACCTATGCATATGGCAGCTGCACTTGAAACACCTTTGGTTGCATTATTCGGGCCGACTACACAAAGTCTGGGTTTCTTTCCGTACGGCAGCGGTCAAAGTGAAGTTGTCGAGATTAAAGACTTATACTGCAGACCCTGCGCATTACACGGGGGCAGAAGATGTCCTGAAAAGCACTTCAGATGTATGAGAGATATAAAGCCGGAGAATGTTATGGTCGTTGCTGAGGAATTACTAACATGA
- a CDS encoding glycosyltransferase family 9 protein: MKILVVRFSSLGDVILTTGVIKYLKTAYPDLTVDVLTYTHFSGVFFKNPYINKVLQIDKKSGFRKYLNFIQKNINDYDHIFDLHSKLSSIILKFFTSAGYHKYKKDSLKRRLFVKYGKFGGSLQEHVIQRYFKSFQKVFDMDTPSDEDLRPVIYPNNLYENLSGTVTVHPFASKKTKEWPFFTELIDELVKRGEKVNIIGDNFFEYNHANVNNFSGKTDLQEMFDIIKQSRSLITTDSGPMHVGIAGETPVVAIFGPTTKEFGFYPVFSNCSVLEIDGLYCRPCHVHGSDRCPEKHFRCMKEISVGMVLEKFDLYKG, encoded by the coding sequence ATGAAGATACTGGTTGTCAGGTTCAGTTCGCTGGGGGACGTTATACTGACAACAGGTGTTATAAAATACCTGAAAACCGCCTACCCTGATCTGACGGTGGATGTTTTAACTTACACACATTTTTCCGGAGTATTTTTTAAAAACCCTTATATAAATAAAGTGCTTCAAATTGATAAAAAGAGCGGATTCAGAAAGTACTTAAATTTTATACAGAAAAATATAAATGACTACGACCATATTTTTGACCTGCATTCTAAGCTTTCGAGCATTATTCTAAAATTTTTTACTTCAGCAGGGTATCATAAATATAAAAAGGATTCTTTAAAAAGGCGTTTGTTTGTTAAATATGGTAAATTTGGCGGGAGTCTTCAGGAGCATGTTATCCAGCGTTATTTTAAATCTTTCCAAAAAGTTTTCGATATGGATACACCCTCTGATGAAGATTTAAGACCGGTAATTTATCCGAATAATTTGTATGAAAATCTGTCTGGTACTGTAACTGTTCATCCGTTTGCAAGCAAAAAAACAAAAGAGTGGCCGTTTTTCACTGAATTGATAGATGAGCTGGTTAAGCGAGGGGAAAAAGTCAACATTATTGGTGATAATTTTTTTGAGTACAATCATGCAAATGTCAATAACTTTTCAGGTAAGACGGATCTGCAGGAGATGTTTGATATAATAAAGCAAAGCCGCAGCCTAATTACCACTGATTCCGGCCCTATGCATGTGGGGATTGCAGGTGAAACTCCCGTGGTTGCCATTTTCGGTCCCACGACAAAAGAATTCGGATTTTATCCGGTATTTAGCAACTGCAGTGTACTGGAAATTGACGGCTTGTACTGCCGCCCCTGTCATGTGCACGGCAGTGATAGATGTCCTGAGAAACACTTCCGATGCATGAAAGAGATATCTGTGGGTATGGTATTGGAAAAATTTGATTTATACAAAGGATAG
- a CDS encoding YdcF family protein has translation MFLISKLFTYFILPPGIFTAIILISVLFIFTGLRKTAAVILLFTSLFIYLLSVEPVKDILLLPLENKFSPFEISEAQNEDVIVVLGGGMYDRSPAKGMKPSLSPDSLKRTVYAFYLQRELNLPVIAAGGKVFRSSNAASSAEVIKSVLVMLGADKEKIYTENESRNTMQNAEFTAKIMEKYTWDHALLVTSAYHMPRSVLSFRSAGVHVTAAPTDYKTDRSGYLWYSFMPHMSYLKDSWNALHEYAGLLYYSIIKP, from the coding sequence ATGTTTTTAATATCCAAACTTTTTACCTATTTTATTCTCCCGCCCGGTATTTTTACAGCCATAATCCTTATTTCGGTACTGTTTATTTTCACCGGACTGCGTAAAACAGCTGCTGTCATCCTTTTGTTTACATCGCTTTTCATTTATCTGCTTTCTGTTGAACCGGTAAAAGATATTTTACTTTTACCGCTGGAAAATAAATTTTCCCCTTTTGAAATTTCCGAGGCACAAAATGAGGATGTGATTGTGGTGCTCGGCGGAGGGATGTACGATAGATCACCGGCAAAAGGTATGAAACCGTCTTTATCCCCTGATTCCCTAAAAAGAACTGTGTATGCGTTTTATTTACAAAGAGAGCTGAATCTGCCCGTTATAGCTGCCGGCGGGAAGGTTTTCCGATCTTCAAATGCTGCTTCTTCAGCTGAAGTGATAAAATCTGTTTTGGTGATGTTAGGAGCTGACAAAGAAAAGATTTATACTGAGAATGAAAGTAGGAATACAATGCAGAATGCTGAATTTACTGCAAAAATTATGGAGAAATATACGTGGGATCATGCCCTTCTTGTCACTTCTGCCTACCATATGCCGAGAAGTGTTTTGAGCTTCAGAAGTGCAGGCGTTCATGTTACTGCAGCACCCACCGATTACAAAACCGACAGAAGCGGATACCTCTGGTACAGCTTTATGCCCCATATGTCCTATCTAAAAGATTCATGGAATGCTCTTCATGAATATGCAGGGCTTCTGTATTACAGTATTATAAAGCCGTGA
- a CDS encoding peptidoglycan DD-metalloendopeptidase family protein translates to MKRKLTLMIFDDDNLGKVKTRKIDLSVIKAISIAAILFVVISSVSFYLLFDLYSERQLMLSYKKENELLKLKIAEYADEVDEIQSKIVSIDKLENQVRTMASKSLKTKKVDLAVGGREVDLLRDFSAVAERKEKQFFEDLNETLMALDTQLEKREKSLAELVNFLEEQKLTMMATPSIKPVDGWYSSEFGYRISPFTGRRTFHEGLDIAANYGSPVKATANGIVIHAGYKPGYGRLVTIDHGFGYVTRYGHNSKILVNVGDRVKKGEVISKVGNTGRSTGPHCHYEVLINGIPVNPLKFINDIKLASNQ, encoded by the coding sequence ATGAAGCGAAAACTTACGTTAATGATTTTCGATGATGATAATCTGGGGAAAGTAAAAACAAGAAAGATAGATCTTTCTGTTATAAAAGCCATATCAATAGCGGCCATTTTATTTGTTGTGATATCTTCTGTTTCTTTTTATCTGCTTTTTGATTTGTACTCTGAAAGACAGCTTATGCTCAGCTATAAAAAGGAAAACGAGTTGTTGAAGCTTAAAATAGCAGAATATGCTGATGAAGTGGATGAAATTCAGAGCAAGATAGTTTCCATTGATAAGCTGGAAAATCAGGTCAGAACTATGGCCTCCAAATCCCTGAAAACAAAAAAGGTTGATTTGGCTGTTGGCGGCAGAGAAGTGGATTTACTCAGGGATTTTTCTGCAGTGGCCGAGAGAAAAGAGAAGCAGTTTTTTGAAGACTTAAATGAAACACTCATGGCTCTGGACACCCAACTGGAAAAAAGGGAAAAGAGTTTGGCCGAACTGGTTAATTTTCTGGAAGAGCAGAAGCTGACAATGATGGCCACTCCTTCCATAAAACCCGTTGACGGCTGGTACTCCAGCGAGTTCGGATACCGTATTTCACCATTTACGGGCAGAAGAACTTTCCATGAGGGATTGGATATAGCTGCAAATTACGGCAGCCCAGTTAAAGCAACTGCAAACGGTATTGTCATACACGCAGGGTACAAACCAGGCTACGGAAGACTTGTGACAATTGATCACGGGTTCGGATATGTAACCCGTTACGGGCACAACAGCAAAATTTTGGTTAATGTAGGTGACAGAGTAAAAAAAGGAGAGGTTATCTCGAAAGTCGGAAATACCGGCAGAAGTACAGGGCCCCACTGCCATTATGAAGTTCTGATAAACGGAATCCCTGTTAATCCTTTAAAATTTATCAATGATATTAAGTTAGCAAGCAATCAATAG
- the argJ gene encoding bifunctional glutamate N-acetyltransferase/amino-acid acetyltransferase ArgJ → MNIIKNAGVCAPLGFSSAATAADIKGNGSDKLDYGVLVSMVPCEVAAVFTKNNVKAAPLIFAKERLTSENKIFGILVNSGNANACTGKEGLKNCRILAEEGEKVLKLDSNSLLISSTGVIGEQLPVNKMKKHLRELPELLTGYDEEFAKCILTTDTRTKRLAVLVETENGAYVIGGVAKGSGMIAPDMATMLSFITTDAMISEENLKNCLNSAVDESFNSITVDGDMSTNDSVFIFANGLSGININTEKHLREFQESLNYLCRELAKEIVKDGEGATKFVTIRVKNAFSKDEAKRCGMKIANSPLVKTMFFGEDPNWGRLMACTGASLVTMHEDKVDIYFNNLKYVENGILIDKQLEKEAAEIMSEESFTITVDLNTGNAEAEVYTSDLSYDYVKINADYRT, encoded by the coding sequence ATGAATATTATAAAAAATGCCGGGGTTTGTGCTCCTTTGGGATTTTCATCCGCTGCAACTGCTGCAGATATTAAAGGCAACGGCAGCGATAAGCTGGATTACGGCGTACTTGTTTCGATGGTTCCGTGCGAAGTTGCTGCTGTTTTTACAAAAAACAATGTTAAGGCAGCTCCTCTTATTTTTGCAAAAGAACGGCTGACATCCGAAAACAAAATTTTCGGCATTCTTGTTAACAGCGGAAATGCAAATGCCTGCACAGGCAAGGAAGGTCTGAAAAACTGCCGAATCTTAGCTGAAGAAGGAGAGAAAGTTCTAAAACTTGACAGTAATTCACTTCTCATTTCCTCAACGGGTGTTATAGGGGAACAGCTTCCGGTGAACAAAATGAAGAAACACCTCAGAGAGTTACCGGAGTTGCTAACAGGCTATGATGAAGAGTTTGCCAAATGTATTTTAACAACTGATACAAGAACAAAACGGCTGGCTGTACTTGTGGAAACGGAAAACGGTGCTTATGTAATCGGGGGCGTTGCAAAAGGCTCTGGAATGATTGCTCCTGATATGGCAACAATGCTCTCTTTTATTACAACAGATGCAATGATTTCAGAAGAAAATCTCAAAAACTGCCTGAACAGTGCAGTGGATGAATCGTTCAATTCCATAACTGTTGACGGAGACATGAGCACAAATGATTCCGTTTTTATTTTTGCCAACGGATTAAGCGGCATCAATATTAACACGGAAAAACACCTGCGGGAATTTCAAGAATCGCTGAATTACCTTTGCAGAGAACTGGCTAAGGAGATTGTAAAAGATGGTGAAGGAGCCACCAAGTTCGTAACAATCAGAGTCAAAAATGCCTTTTCGAAAGATGAAGCAAAACGGTGCGGCATGAAAATTGCCAATTCACCCCTTGTAAAGACGATGTTTTTTGGTGAAGACCCAAACTGGGGGCGGCTTATGGCATGCACAGGAGCAAGTCTTGTAACCATGCATGAGGATAAGGTGGATATCTACTTCAACAATCTGAAATATGTTGAAAACGGTATCCTTATTGATAAACAGCTTGAAAAAGAAGCAGCCGAAATAATGTCTGAAGAATCTTTCACAATCACTGTTGATCTGAATACCGGTAATGCGGAAGCTGAGGTTTATACATCGGATTTAAGCTACGACTATGTTAAAATCAATGCAGATTACAGAACGTAA
- the argC gene encoding N-acetyl-gamma-glutamyl-phosphate reductase has protein sequence MNVSVIGSTGYTGNELVKIIAKHPYLEISCLTSDNYDGQKYSDIYPPLKNIVETKIISNDWDYVSDKSDIVFLCLPHAASQKAAAFFHSKGKLVVDLSADFRIKSKEIYEKTYNVTHNYPDLLTEAAYGLPEIYGNEIKQSRLIANPGCYPTSVLLAVYPLVKNKFVDEKYIIADCKSGVSGAGKKLTEKTQFCEVSDDFKPYGIFSHRHGPEINAWLNEISADTRVIFTPHLLPIIRGIESTIYCKSDKNENEIRQYLKEFYRDSFFVRIMEKGVTPRIANVSGTNFADIGVFKEEDNLIIVSCIDNLLKGASGQAVQNVNIVMDFDEETGLI, from the coding sequence TTGAACGTTTCAGTAATAGGCTCAACGGGATATACAGGTAATGAGCTTGTAAAAATAATAGCAAAACATCCGTATCTGGAAATTTCATGTCTGACCAGCGACAATTACGACGGTCAGAAATACAGCGATATCTATCCGCCGCTGAAGAATATCGTGGAAACAAAAATAATTTCAAACGACTGGGACTATGTCAGTGACAAATCTGACATTGTCTTTTTATGTTTGCCGCATGCCGCTTCACAAAAGGCAGCCGCTTTTTTCCACAGTAAAGGCAAACTGGTAGTTGATTTAAGTGCCGACTTTAGAATAAAATCAAAAGAAATCTATGAGAAGACCTACAATGTAACACACAACTATCCGGATTTGCTGACAGAAGCAGCGTATGGACTTCCCGAAATCTACGGAAACGAAATTAAGCAGAGCAGGCTTATTGCAAATCCCGGATGCTATCCGACATCAGTTTTACTTGCCGTTTATCCGCTGGTCAAAAACAAATTTGTGGATGAGAAATACATCATAGCCGACTGTAAATCAGGTGTCAGCGGTGCAGGTAAAAAATTAACGGAAAAAACGCAGTTTTGCGAAGTCAGCGATGATTTTAAACCTTACGGTATTTTTTCGCACAGACACGGTCCGGAAATAAACGCCTGGCTTAACGAAATATCTGCCGATACCCGGGTAATTTTTACACCACACCTGCTTCCGATAATTAGAGGGATAGAATCAACGATATACTGCAAAAGTGATAAAAATGAGAATGAAATCAGACAGTATTTAAAGGAATTTTACAGAGACTCCTTTTTTGTAAGGATCATGGAAAAAGGTGTGACACCCAGAATAGCCAATGTCAGCGGAACAAATTTTGCCGACATCGGCGTTTTTAAAGAGGAAGATAACCTGATTATCGTAAGCTGTATTGACAACCTTTTAAAAGGTGCCAGTGGTCAGGCTGTACAAAATGTTAATATTGTCATGGATTTCGACGAGGAAACAGGGCTTATATAG